The following nucleotide sequence is from Psychroserpens sp. Hel_I_66.
TTTTGAAGAGGGCTTAAGTAAAACAATAGATTGGTATTTAAATAACGAAGATTGGTTGAAAAATGTGACTAGTGGTGATTATCTTAAATACTACGATAAGCAATATTCATAGTAATCATATCAGTGAGCTATTGTTTAAGTCTGGTTTTGCCAGATGCTCTAAATTATAGTTGCGTATTTTATCACCAATTCCATTATAATATGCTAGTGAATTAAAGCTATAAAACACTAATAGCCTACTCTTGAAGCTCTATATTTATCAAGTGTTAATTAAATGTCTTCTGAAATTTAAAATCTTACGTATTAGTTATAGAGTCAACAATTAATCGATAGCGACCTATATTTTAAAGGTAACGAAATGGATTATATCTTGTATCTCGCTATCAATCAATGGTCAAGAAAATTAAGCTCAACTATTTTTTTGGTAATCACTTTTTGGCTATGCCAATGATTGTTGTATTTTTGCCCCTTGTTTAAAAATAATGTAATTCATACGCTTAAATAGGTTATATTATTTGGATTATAGCGTTCAAATTAATTTTTGATATCATCTGAATTTTCAAATAGTATTGTATTTTAAATCTCATTAATTAACAGTTTAGTGTAAAATGAAACAAACAATTTTAGTTACAGGAGCAGCTGGGTTTATAGGTTTTCATTTGACAAAGCTGTTATTGAACTTGGGATATAATGTTATTGGTCTTGATAACATTAACGATTACTATGATGTCAATTTAAAATTTGCAAGGTTGAATTTGTTGGGTATTGACAGATCTGATGCCGAAAAAGAGCTATTGATATGTGAAAGTAAAACATATCCATCAAAGATGCGATTTGTAAAAATGAATCTTGAAGACCGAAACGCGCTTCCTGAGTTATTTGAAAAACATACCATAGACATTGTTTGTAATTTGGCAGCTCAAGCAGGTGTTCGATATTCCATTGAGAATCCTAATGTATATGTAGATAGCAATGTAGTTGGGTTTTTAAATGTTTTGGAATGTTGTAGAAATTATAAGGTTAGAAAGTTAGTTTTTGCAAGTAGCTCTAGCGTTTATGGTAATAGTGAAGATGTACCTTTTAAAGAATCTCAAAATGTAGATCACCCAATTAGTCTCTATGCTGCAACAAAAAAATCGAATGAATTAATGGCGCATTGCTATAGTCATTTATATGGTTTTGAAACCATCGGTTTACGCTTTTTTACAGTTTACGGACCTTGGGGAAGACCAGATATGGCCATGTTTTTATTTACAGATGCTATAATAAATGATAAACCAATACAAGTTTTCAATAACGGAGATTTATCTAGGGATTTTACTTATATAGATGATATTGTTTCTGGCATTGTTTCAACCCTGGTTGCAGATTCCAATACAAATACACCTTATAAATTATATAATATTGGTAATAGTCAGCCAATCAAATTACTGAGCTATATTGAAGAAATTGAAAAGGCTTTGGGTAAAAAGGCGATTAAAAATATGAGGCCAATGCAAGCAGGTGATGTCAATCAAACCTTTGCAGATGTGACTGAGCTCAAAAAGGATTATAAGTATGAGCCAAATAAACCAATTTCAAAAGGTATAGAAGATTTTGTAAGGTGGTTTAAGTCTTATTACAATATTTAAACAATTTAAGGCAGAAATGAAATAGAGTTTTAAAATCAAACTATAATTTTTTTATTTCTTTAATTTTAGAAAGCTTGTTTTTTTTATGAAGCGTGTGTCAAAAAAGAATATAAGAATTAAAGCCTTAAGATAAATGTGTTTAAATGAAATAAGTAAATTTTATGTTTATTTTTGCCAATCTTTAAGAAATGAATGTCATTAAAAATAAAGTATAATTGAATATAAATATCAGTATTTTGAAAATTTTTAAAAGTGTTATGAAAAAAAGTATTTACAATAATAATTAAATGAGTGATTCAAATCAATATAAACTCGTAATTGAGCCTAAAACAAAGCTATTAGATCTTAATCTAAAAGAGGTATGGCGTTATCGTGATTTGCTTGTGTTGTTTGTGAGACGTGATTTTGTTGCGGTTTACAAGCAAACTATTTTTGGTCCACTGTGGTTTTTCATTCAGCCAATATTAACAACCATTATGTTTATGGTTGTTTTTGGTGGTATTGCTAAAATGAGTACCGACGGATTGCCACAAGCAGTCTTTTACTTGGCAGGTATTGTATGCTGGAATTATTTTGCTGAGGCTTTAAGGTCCACTTCAGAAACTTTTGTGGCAAATGCCGGTATTTTTGGTAAAGTCTATTTCCCAAGAGTGATTACACCTTTATCAATAGTGGTTTCAAAACTCTTGACGTTTGGTGTTCAATTTGTGTTATTTCTCGTTGTATTCTTTTATTATTATTTGTTTACAGATGCAAACTTGTACCCAAACTCTGCTTTGTTTCTATTGCCTGTTTTAATTGTGATTACTGCAGGATTAGCATTAGGTTTAGGGTTGTTAATCACAGCGCTCACTACAAAATATAGGGATTTTAGATTTCTAATTAGCTTTGCTATTCAACTAGGGATGTATGCAACACCAATCATTTATCCCTTGAGTGAGATAAAAGATCAATATATAAGATATGCAGTATTGGCAAACCCTATGAGCTCTATTATAGAAACGTTTAGATATTCATTTACAGGTTCAGGTGAATTTAGTTGGTTGTCCTTAGGATATAGCTTTGGTTTTATGATATTACTACTCACTTTTGGCGTTTTAATGTTCAATAAAGTAGAAAAAACATTTATGGATACCGTTTAATTATAATTATGGAAAAGCCTATAATAAAAATAGAGAATTTGAGTAAACAGTACCGTTTAGGTACAATTGGTACTGGGACGCTTTCTCATGATATTAATCGCTGGTGGCATACAGTAAGAGGTAAAGAAGATCCTTATCTTAAGGTTGGTGAAGCTAATGACCGATCCAAAAAGGGTAACTCAGAGTATGTTTGGGCTTTAAAAGACTTAAATTTTGAAGTGAAGCAAGGTGAGATTTTAGGGATCATTGGTAAAAATGGTGCAGGTAAATCTACACTTCTTAAGTTATTAAGTCGTGTGACAGCACCAACTACTGGTAAAATTACCTGTCATGGTCGTATTGCTTCGTTATTGGAAGTGGGTACAGGTTTTCATCCAGAACTAACAGGTAGAGAAAATATATACCTCAATGGAGCCATTTTAGGAATGACAAAAAAAGAAATTGCATCTAAATTTGAAGAGATTGTTGATTTTGCGGGTTGTGAAAATTATATTGAAACACCTGTAAAGCGATATTCTTCAGGTATGTACGTGCGTTTAGCCTTTGCAGTTGCAGCACATTTAGAACCAGATATCTTAGTGGTTGATGAGGTTTTGGCTGTAGGTGATGCAGAGTTTCAGAAAAAAGCGATTGGTAAGATGCAAGAAGTGAGCCAAGGACAAGGCAGAACAGTTATATTTGTAAGTCACAACATGGCATCCATTAGAAGCTTATGTACTAATGCTATCGTTATGGAAAACGGAAAGTGTGTTTTTTCAGGTAGTACAAATGAAAGTGTTGAGTTTTATTTGGAAAATAATAAAATGGATGGTTTACAAACTAAATATACCTCCACTGCTACAACCACATCTGATTTAAGAATCAAGCAAGCGCGTATATTTCCAAAAAATGGACAAATTCTAGTAGGTGAGAAATTATCTATTGATACCGAAATAGAAAGTGATACAGAGAATCTAGTGAATTTGCATTTAGGTATTTATAAAATGACAGGAGAGAAAATATTACACCTGTCAAATATTTACGATAAGCATACTCAAACAATTAGATTTTCAGGGGTAAAAAATTTAGTGTGTACAATACCAAATTTAAATTTATCACCAGGATTCTACACTATTAACTTGTCTTTACATAAAGATAATCAGAGACATCAAAGGTTAGAAAGTAGTTTGTCATTTCAAGTTGTTGAGAATGATTTTTATAAAATTGGTAAAATACCTCCATCTAACGAGGCAGTATTCTTAATTGATCAAGACTGGAAATAATAAGTAATGTCAAATAAGATTAAGAAAGGAATCACAAATATAGCTCAATCATCTGTTTTTGACAGACTAAAAAAATACAAGAATGTTATACGCAATTAATAGAGCTGAAAATGGTAATAATTCAATAGTTAAATTGATATGAATTTTAAGCATTACTTAAAACATCCAGGAGCTATTTTATTGTTTTTGAAAAATCCTGTTTCTAAAACTAGAAAATATACTCAGAAAAGAGCTTTTGATTGGGCTGTTAGATCACCAAGAAGATCATCATTTTATTATTGGTTTTTTAGTAAAAGATTCGATAGGGAACATTTTAGCGTATTAAATGGTAAACACGCTCACCTCATCAAAGAAAATACTACAAGTAAAATGGTAACCCTTAGAAGATCTATTCATATGATTGAAAAAGGAATTATTACAATACCCAGGAAGGCTGTTTGGGCTGAAGGATACATAATTCAAACGATACAACATTTAGAGTTTATTTTAAAAAACAATAACGATTTTAATACTAAAAAATGGGCGTTTGATGTACTAACTAAATATTTTCAATTAGTTGAACAGACTGATAGGATTAAGAAAGCAAAATTGCATTTTGA
It contains:
- a CDS encoding NAD-dependent epimerase/dehydratase family protein; amino-acid sequence: MKQTILVTGAAGFIGFHLTKLLLNLGYNVIGLDNINDYYDVNLKFARLNLLGIDRSDAEKELLICESKTYPSKMRFVKMNLEDRNALPELFEKHTIDIVCNLAAQAGVRYSIENPNVYVDSNVVGFLNVLECCRNYKVRKLVFASSSSVYGNSEDVPFKESQNVDHPISLYAATKKSNELMAHCYSHLYGFETIGLRFFTVYGPWGRPDMAMFLFTDAIINDKPIQVFNNGDLSRDFTYIDDIVSGIVSTLVADSNTNTPYKLYNIGNSQPIKLLSYIEEIEKALGKKAIKNMRPMQAGDVNQTFADVTELKKDYKYEPNKPISKGIEDFVRWFKSYYNI
- a CDS encoding ABC transporter permease, coding for MSDSNQYKLVIEPKTKLLDLNLKEVWRYRDLLVLFVRRDFVAVYKQTIFGPLWFFIQPILTTIMFMVVFGGIAKMSTDGLPQAVFYLAGIVCWNYFAEALRSTSETFVANAGIFGKVYFPRVITPLSIVVSKLLTFGVQFVLFLVVFFYYYLFTDANLYPNSALFLLPVLIVITAGLALGLGLLITALTTKYRDFRFLISFAIQLGMYATPIIYPLSEIKDQYIRYAVLANPMSSIIETFRYSFTGSGEFSWLSLGYSFGFMILLLTFGVLMFNKVEKTFMDTV
- a CDS encoding ABC transporter ATP-binding protein yields the protein MEKPIIKIENLSKQYRLGTIGTGTLSHDINRWWHTVRGKEDPYLKVGEANDRSKKGNSEYVWALKDLNFEVKQGEILGIIGKNGAGKSTLLKLLSRVTAPTTGKITCHGRIASLLEVGTGFHPELTGRENIYLNGAILGMTKKEIASKFEEIVDFAGCENYIETPVKRYSSGMYVRLAFAVAAHLEPDILVVDEVLAVGDAEFQKKAIGKMQEVSQGQGRTVIFVSHNMASIRSLCTNAIVMENGKCVFSGSTNESVEFYLENNKMDGLQTKYTSTATTTSDLRIKQARIFPKNGQILVGEKLSIDTEIESDTENLVNLHLGIYKMTGEKILHLSNIYDKHTQTIRFSGVKNLVCTIPNLNLSPGFYTINLSLHKDNQRHQRLESSLSFQVVENDFYKIGKIPPSNEAVFLIDQDWK